From Scatophagus argus isolate fScaArg1 chromosome 10, fScaArg1.pri, whole genome shotgun sequence, a single genomic window includes:
- the LOC124065647 gene encoding monocarboxylate transporter 9-like, with translation MAPSTEVLDGGWGWAIVGASFMAQLLAYGSPQSVGVLYPEWLHVFQEGKGLTAWVGSLVAGVGLIASPVCSACVDNFGARPVTIFSGVMVAGGLMLSAFAPNVQFLIFSYGIVVGLGCGLVYAATLTITCQYFDKRRGLALGIVTTGTSVGAFIYATAQNELIVLYGLDGCLLIIGGLALNLMACAGFMRPLNMPGYYLKQKAALERNTEEQLFEKPPLEDMKVTTGSTAATPDKVMMVKELLITVDAKDAIQTEKKKTSFLSGLAIMKTIKKKQQNYSKYVHSMHEILQDQAMVAFCIAVFLFSLGAFPPVLFIEDVAQSQGLIDEVSLIPLVSIGAIATCVGKLVLGILVDIRWINGIYLYAFTMFAGGVSLLLIPITKSYVGLQILSVVLGFFSGNWSLTSYITTQIVGLERLTQAHGILMFFGGFGIMLGPPVVGWFFDWTQSYDFAFYFSGSCVVLGAFILFLLTLPCWNRKHSENRPDVHYTSNCDKVASVA, from the exons ATGGCTCCATCTACTGAAGTCCTGGACGGAGGCTGGGGATGGGCGATTGTTGGGGCCTCCTTTATGGCCCAGCTCCTGGCCTATGGATCACCCCAGTCAGTGGGAGTCCTGTACCCCGAGTGGCTGCATGTTTTCCAGGAGGGCAAAGGCTTGACAGCCTGGGTGGGCTCCCTTGTGGCTGGAGTGGGACTAATAGCAA GTCCTGTCTGCAGTGCCTGTGTGGACAACTTTGGGGCTCGCCCTGTGACCATCTTCAGCGGCGTAATGGTGGCGGGCGGCCTGATGCTCAGTGCCTTTGCTCCTAATGTCCAGTTCCTCATCTTTTCTTATGGGATTGTGGTCG GCTTGGGTTGCGGTCTGGTCTACGCAGCCACGTTGACGATCACCTGTCAGTATTTTGACAAGAGACGCGGCCTGGCCCTCGGCATTGTCACCACAG GTACGAGTGTTGGAGCATTCATCTACGCCACCGCTCAGAACGAGCTGATTGTGCTGTACGGCCTGGATGGCTGCCTGCTAATCATCGGAGGTCTTGCACTAAATCTCATGGCCTGCGCTGGCTTCATGAGGCCCCTGAACATGCCAGGGTACTACCTCAAGCAGAAGGCCGCCCTGGAACGCAACACGGAGGAGCAGCTTTTTGAGAAGCCCCCGTTGGAAGACATGAAGGTCACAACAGGTTCCACCGCAGCCACACCAGACAAAGTTATGATGGTGAAAGAATTGCTCATCACAGTCGATGCCAAGGACGCcattcagacagagaaaaagaaaaccagctTTCTGTCTGGGTTAGCCATCATGAAAACCAtcaagaagaagcagcagaactACTCAAAGTATGTGCACTCCATGCATGAGATCCTGCAGGACCAAGCCATGGTGGCCTTCTGTATTGctgtcttcctcttcagcttGGGGGCCTTCCCTCCTGTGCTCTTCATAGAAGATGTGGCGCAGAGTCAAGGACTCATTGACGAAGTTAGTCTCATTCCTCTGGTATCAATAGGGGCCATTGCCACTTGCGTGGGTAAACTAGTGCTGGGTATCCTGGTGGACATCAGGTGGATCAACGGCATCTATCTGTATGCCTTCACCATGTTTGCAGGAGGAGTGTCGCTGCTGCTTATTCCTATCACTAAGAGTTATGTGGGACTGCAGATCCTGTCTGTAGTCCTGGGTTTCTTCTCTGGAAACTGGTCTCTCACCTCTTATATTACCACTCAGATTGTTGGCCTGGAAAGACTGACACAGGCCCATGGCATCCTCATGTTCTTTGGGGGATTTGGGATCATGCTTGGACCCCCTGTTGTAG GGTGGTTCTTTGACTGGACGCAGTCGTATGACTTTGCATTCTACTTCAGTGGGAGCTGCGTTGTGCTGGGAGcgttcattttgtttctgctcacCCTTCCCTGCTGGAACAGGAAGCACTCGGAGAACAGACCAGACGTCCATTACACCAGCAACTGTGACAAAGTTGCCTCAGTAGCCTGA